Proteins from a single region of Sphaerochaeta globosa str. Buddy:
- a CDS encoding sugar ABC transporter ATP-binding protein — translation MDTLLLEMQHITKTFPGVRALHDVNLQVRPGEIHAIVGENGAGKSTLMNILSGVYPASTFDGEILVHGKPCQFHTIKESEEQGIVIIHQELALVPYLTIAENMFLGNEQGRIFSIDWDKTYSRSDELLALVGLEESSKTIIKDIGVGKQQLVEIAKALAKNVKVLILDEPTASLNDTEAKKLLDLLLQFKERGMTSILISHKLNEVSYIADRITVIRDGEVITTMDKTEEAFDENKIIKAMVGRNISDRFPKRNAKIGQVSLEVEHWTAYHPLYEGKKVCEDINLKLHKGEVVGISGLMGAGRTEFAMSLFGKSYGRNISGTLRINGKEVQLNSVKSAIQNKLAYVTEDRKGNGLILSKSIMQNTTLAKLDAISKYQVIDPDLELKVSKEMNEKLHTKCSSVLEDVNNLSGGNQQKVLLSKWIFAEPDILLLDEPTRGIDVGAKYEIYCIINQLAEEGKSILFISSEMPEILGICDRIYVLSEGKIVGEMLGSEASQEKIMKCIVQNQKGDQLP, via the coding sequence TTGGATACCCTATTACTGGAAATGCAACACATCACCAAGACCTTTCCCGGGGTCAGGGCACTGCATGATGTGAACCTTCAAGTCCGTCCGGGAGAAATACACGCCATAGTTGGGGAGAATGGGGCAGGCAAGTCCACACTGATGAACATCCTCAGTGGAGTCTATCCTGCTTCAACCTTTGATGGTGAAATTTTGGTGCATGGAAAGCCATGCCAGTTCCACACCATAAAGGAAAGCGAGGAGCAGGGAATCGTCATCATCCATCAGGAGTTGGCACTCGTTCCCTATCTTACCATTGCTGAAAATATGTTCTTGGGTAATGAGCAGGGCAGAATATTTTCCATCGACTGGGACAAGACATACAGCCGATCCGATGAACTGCTCGCCTTGGTTGGTCTAGAGGAATCCAGCAAGACCATCATCAAGGATATCGGCGTAGGCAAGCAACAGCTTGTTGAGATTGCCAAGGCTTTGGCAAAGAACGTCAAGGTCTTGATTTTGGACGAGCCGACTGCATCCCTTAATGATACGGAAGCCAAGAAGCTGCTTGATCTGCTATTGCAGTTCAAAGAGAGGGGAATGACCAGCATTCTCATTTCCCATAAGCTCAACGAGGTTTCCTATATCGCCGATCGTATTACCGTCATCCGTGATGGTGAAGTAATTACGACCATGGATAAGACTGAAGAGGCTTTCGATGAGAATAAAATCATCAAAGCCATGGTTGGCAGGAATATCAGTGACCGATTCCCCAAACGCAATGCTAAAATCGGTCAAGTGAGCCTTGAAGTTGAACATTGGACCGCTTATCACCCCCTGTATGAGGGTAAGAAGGTCTGTGAGGATATCAATCTCAAACTGCATAAGGGTGAGGTTGTCGGCATCAGCGGACTTATGGGGGCCGGGCGAACAGAATTTGCCATGAGCTTGTTCGGTAAGAGCTACGGACGCAACATCAGCGGAACGCTGAGGATCAACGGCAAGGAAGTCCAGCTTAATTCCGTCAAGAGTGCCATTCAGAATAAACTCGCCTATGTCACTGAAGACCGCAAGGGCAACGGACTGATTCTCTCCAAGTCCATCATGCAGAACACCACCCTTGCCAAATTGGACGCCATCAGCAAATATCAGGTCATTGACCCTGATTTGGAACTGAAGGTATCAAAAGAGATGAATGAGAAGCTGCATACCAAATGCTCGTCTGTCCTGGAGGACGTGAACAACCTTTCAGGAGGAAACCAGCAAAAGGTACTGTTGAGCAAATGGATTTTTGCAGAGCCGGATATTCTCTTGCTCGATGAACCGACGAGGGGAATCGATGTCGGGGCGAAATACGAAATTTACTGCATCATCAATCAGCTTGCCGAAGAAGGGAAATCCATCCTCTTCATCTCCAGCGAGATGCCTGAAATCCTGGGTATCTGCGACCGCATCTACGTCCTCAGTGAAGGCAAGATAGTCGGGGAGATGTTGGGATCTGAGGCAAGCCAAGAAAAAATCATGAAATGCATTGTACAGAATCAGAAAGGAGACCAACTGCCATGA